A region of Desulfobacterales bacterium DNA encodes the following proteins:
- a CDS encoding response regulator, which translates to MARILIIDDESQIRSMLRLMLERVGYEVMEAADGMEGIRQYRDNPADLIITDLIMPNKDGIGMIIELKKEFPAVKIIAMSGGGVNRPEGYLDGAKKLGATRTLTKPIDRDEMLSAVKDILKEDTASAEPVIE; encoded by the coding sequence ATGGCACGCATACTGATAATCGATGATGAATCCCAAATCCGATCGATGCTTCGATTAATGCTGGAACGGGTTGGATATGAAGTGATGGAAGCTGCCGACGGCATGGAAGGGATCAGGCAATACCGCGATAACCCTGCTGATCTGATCATCACTGATTTGATAATGCCCAATAAGGACGGCATTGGTATGATCATCGAACTCAAAAAAGAGTTTCCTGCAGTAAAGATAATCGCCATGTCCGGAGGCGGTGTGAACCGTCCTGAAGGCTATCTGGATGGTGCTAAAAAACTGGGCGCCACGCGCACACTGACAAAACCCATCGATCGAGATGAAATGCTGTCTGCCGTAAAGGACATCCTAAAAGAAGATACCGCATCGGCTGAACCCGTCATTGAATAA